In the Aulosira sp. FACHB-615 genome, one interval contains:
- a CDS encoding DUF2809 domain-containing protein: MPKQFSNLKWLRFNPTSFTLFAILFAIVVIIALFFRDDWIRPLLGDVLIVMVIAYFVHAFIAIPLRKVTIGTLIFAYLIELLQFLNLIDILGWRNSHLAHLTIGSTFDWRDLVAYTLGIAIVFLTANRLKS; this comes from the coding sequence GTGCCTAAACAATTTTCTAATCTCAAGTGGTTGAGATTTAATCCTACCTCTTTCACCCTGTTTGCGATTCTATTTGCAATAGTTGTGATAATTGCCCTCTTCTTCCGAGATGATTGGATTAGACCGTTACTGGGCGACGTTTTAATTGTCATGGTGATTGCTTACTTTGTTCATGCTTTTATTGCAATTCCACTACGGAAGGTTACTATTGGAACTCTTATCTTTGCCTACTTGATTGAGTTGCTTCAGTTTCTTAATCTCATTGATATTTTAGGCTGGCGAAACTCCCATCTAGCTCATTTAACAATTGGATCTACTTTCGACTGGCGAGATTTGGTTGCTTATACGCTGGGGATTGCGATCGTTTTCCTCACTGCGAATCGTTTGAAGTCATAA
- a CDS encoding alpha-ketoglutarate-dependent dioxygenase AlkB, with protein MKTKDFYVFRLDIDDNIFELLTNLIELEDINKGRKGGVLVKSEERGIPIVRKTTNYKNPASHFTQIHNTIIEKLNKQIQQETKIKPFEFNNALIEVYDREYYKMGYHSDLDMDLEDDSFIALFSCYENASNLSTNALRKLKIKSKATSEEFEISLPNNSLILFSLKTNREFVHKIILDISKNEITKFGTNRWLGLTYQKSKTFIKFKNGLPFLTNGNLLRVANDEEREAFYKLKKQENEVVNFNYPEINYTLSIGDTLEPILV; from the coding sequence ATGAAGACAAAAGATTTTTATGTTTTTAGACTGGACATTGATGACAATATATTTGAGCTACTAACTAATTTAATTGAACTTGAAGATATTAACAAAGGAAGAAAAGGTGGTGTATTAGTTAAAAGTGAAGAGCGGGGAATTCCAATTGTTAGAAAAACCACTAATTACAAAAACCCAGCATCTCATTTTACTCAAATACATAATACCATCATAGAAAAATTAAATAAACAAATTCAACAAGAGACAAAAATAAAGCCCTTTGAGTTTAATAATGCATTAATTGAAGTCTATGATAGAGAATATTATAAGATGGGTTATCACTCTGATTTGGATATGGACTTAGAGGATGATTCATTCATTGCTCTTTTTTCTTGTTATGAAAATGCATCGAACTTATCAACCAATGCTTTAAGAAAATTAAAAATAAAGAGTAAGGCTACTTCAGAGGAATTTGAAATAAGCTTACCAAACAACTCTTTAATATTATTCTCATTAAAAACCAATCGCGAATTTGTACATAAAATTATTTTAGATATTTCCAAAAATGAGATTACAAAGTTTGGCACAAATCGATGGTTAGGGCTTACCTATCAAAAATCAAAGACATTTATAAAATTCAAAAATGGATTGCCATTTTTAACTAATGGTAACTTACTAAGAGTGGCAAATGATGAAGAAAGAGAGGCTTTTTATAAGTTAAAAAAGCAAGAGAATGAAGTTGTCAATTTTAATTATCCAGAAATAAATTATACATTAAGTATAGGTGATACTTTAGAACCAATACTGGTATAA
- a CDS encoding metallophosphoesterase produces the protein MRTIVVGDIHGCYTELLQLLAKAEITKEDCLVSLGDIVDRGADSVKVYDFLKNRPNTIVLMGNHERKHLRQTLSYSQPEFLTYG, from the coding sequence ATGCGAACAATTGTAGTTGGCGATATTCATGGTTGCTATACAGAACTGCTTCAACTATTAGCCAAAGCAGAAATTACAAAGGAAGATTGTTTAGTCTCCTTGGGGGATATTGTCGATCGCGGTGCTGATTCAGTCAAGGTGTATGATTTTCTCAAAAATCGCCCCAACACTATTGTATTAATGGGTAATCACGAACGCAAACATCTCAGGCAAACTCTTTCCTACTCCCAGCCCGAATTTCTCACGTATGGTTAG
- a CDS encoding SMI1/KNR4 family protein → MWEVQYLNAELLDLKLWGEGCRLYQIRQMGDDEICLIQRDDNWQVVYTERGAVQQLLFEFTDEAEACEFMYQEIKRIKHPHLVGLFPTDDEAEQLCQVLTQLQIQFSHDPQGRVRVYDQDIFTVERHFGCQLPLRKWLTVPERIHVTLARLRKFDPYNRYAQITTNPPIASEAKLSALEAQHGIKLPEVYRTFLLEVCNGGNWERLGNYWSAEEVMANNSAQVWNQPLPEFLAKLKAAKSRDWLKNPGNQQYPGLLRIVDGDNPVRDLFLTQEGYEVEIQGDWIRFCEFSPEQWLKDFLDDIQYGLSTIEGLLDFLRSGELIRDYPYFHSVNFARLLAETIGIDISPELTNEQVKMSSEIDYKINQWRIKNMGKMRYNFGFNAEQTEMRIQRILERLEYIYNILYP, encoded by the coding sequence ATGTGGGAAGTTCAATATCTGAATGCAGAGTTACTCGATCTCAAACTTTGGGGCGAAGGCTGTCGCCTGTATCAGATTCGCCAAATGGGTGATGATGAGATTTGCTTGATTCAAAGGGATGATAACTGGCAAGTCGTTTACACCGAGCGTGGTGCGGTTCAACAACTGCTGTTTGAATTTACCGATGAGGCGGAAGCTTGTGAGTTTATGTATCAGGAGATTAAGAGAATCAAGCATCCCCATCTTGTGGGATTATTTCCCACTGATGATGAGGCAGAGCAATTGTGTCAGGTGTTGACTCAGTTACAAATTCAATTCTCTCACGACCCGCAAGGAAGGGTGAGAGTATACGATCAAGACATTTTTACAGTGGAGCGTCACTTTGGTTGCCAATTACCCCTGCGAAAATGGTTGACTGTTCCCGAACGAATTCACGTTACCCTCGCTCGATTGCGAAAATTCGATCCATACAATCGCTATGCCCAAATCACGACTAATCCGCCAATTGCTTCTGAAGCAAAGTTGAGCGCGTTAGAAGCACAACATGGAATTAAACTGCCTGAAGTTTACAGAACATTTTTGCTAGAAGTCTGCAATGGTGGCAATTGGGAACGGCTAGGAAATTACTGGTCGGCTGAGGAAGTTATGGCAAACAATTCTGCCCAAGTATGGAATCAGCCTTTACCTGAGTTCCTCGCAAAGTTGAAAGCAGCAAAATCGAGGGATTGGCTCAAAAATCCAGGAAATCAGCAATATCCAGGGTTGTTACGAATTGTCGATGGGGATAATCCTGTGCGGGATTTGTTTCTCACCCAGGAAGGATACGAGGTGGAAATTCAGGGGGATTGGATTCGTTTTTGTGAGTTTTCCCCAGAACAATGGCTCAAGGATTTTCTAGATGATATTCAATATGGGTTATCTACAATTGAAGGATTACTAGATTTTCTTCGCTCTGGGGAATTAATTCGAGATTATCCATACTTTCATTCTGTGAATTTTGCCAGACTCCTTGCAGAAACCATCGGAATCGATATCTCTCCTGAACTCACAAATGAGCAAGTGAAGATGAGCAGTGAAATAGATTATAAAATCAACCAATGGCGAATTAAGAATATGGGTAAGATGCGGTACAACTTTGGGTTTAATGCAGAGCAAACTGAGATGCGAATTCAACGAATTTTAGAAAGGTTGGAGTACATATATAATATATTGTATCCCTAA
- a CDS encoding lysozyme inhibitor LprI family protein, with protein MMKFKIAIFASVILFATQLGVEPSKAIPASDAKPQTPLPYPTVILGFAGVLQPDCVRQVEAGEYRCAKRWAEVTHLLKSLVYQDVESQLIPPLQHQLAIADQSWQQFQIQHCQQLTQRLRNTPDFPIATSICLARLNNDRILELQRGGEVITLQSRDPRFESLLDRLKLRNSSVQRHWEQYQTQYCQIEKALFVFNPLRLAECHQLLREARLQQLEDLLAAPTRGLDLFNSFVLPGIPELNCVDKTQFGLNQCAVYWSKTTQLLQSSIYGDWATRLSKQYQQTFMIAQKYWQDYREAHCTELVEPFKENSMAPMLYHRCLARLNNDRIADLKGIAVYDSEDEQQQAPVTSGQDKTQALWERYQTQYCKFESRFFGSQTRSKQCLNRLNLGRLRHLKAMMNTR; from the coding sequence ATGATGAAATTTAAGATTGCGATATTTGCGAGTGTCATTTTATTTGCAACTCAGCTTGGTGTGGAACCGAGCAAAGCTATCCCTGCGTCAGATGCCAAGCCACAGACTCCTCTACCTTATCCAACCGTGATATTAGGATTTGCTGGGGTTTTGCAACCGGACTGTGTTCGACAGGTTGAAGCGGGTGAATATCGCTGTGCAAAGCGTTGGGCAGAAGTAACCCATTTGCTCAAATCATTGGTTTATCAAGATGTGGAGTCCCAACTTATTCCACCCCTTCAACATCAACTGGCGATCGCAGATCAATCCTGGCAACAGTTTCAAATACAACACTGCCAACAGTTAACTCAACGCTTACGCAATACGCCAGATTTTCCAATTGCAACATCTATCTGTTTAGCGCGATTAAATAACGATCGCATTCTAGAATTGCAAAGAGGTGGTGAGGTTATAACCCTCCAATCTCGCGATCCTCGATTTGAATCCTTACTCGATCGACTCAAATTGAGAAATTCATCGGTGCAACGTCACTGGGAGCAATATCAAACTCAGTATTGCCAGATCGAAAAAGCTCTATTCGTTTTTAACCCCCTGAGATTGGCGGAATGTCATCAGCTTCTCAGAGAGGCTCGACTTCAGCAACTAGAAGACCTTTTGGCAGCACCTACTCGTGGCTTGGATCTCTTCAATAGTTTTGTGCTACCTGGAATTCCAGAGCTAAATTGTGTGGATAAGACACAGTTTGGGTTAAATCAATGCGCGGTCTATTGGTCGAAAACAACTCAGCTTTTGCAATCAAGCATTTATGGCGATTGGGCAACAAGACTATCGAAGCAGTATCAGCAAACATTTATGATCGCACAGAAATACTGGCAAGACTATCGTGAAGCACATTGTACTGAGTTGGTTGAACCTTTTAAAGAAAATTCTATGGCACCGATGCTCTATCATCGCTGTTTAGCTCGGCTAAATAACGATCGCATTGCGGATCTAAAGGGGATAGCTGTATATGATTCAGAAGACGAGCAGCAGCAAGCCCCAGTTACATCTGGACAAGATAAAACTCAAGCTCTTTGGGAGCGTTATCAAACTCAGTATTGCAAGTTTGAGTCACGGTTTTTTGGTAGTCAAACCAGAAGTAAGCAATGCCTAAATCGTTTAAATCTGGGACGTTTACGCCATCTCAAAGCAATGATGAATACTCGATAA
- a CDS encoding ParA family protein — MAQVVIAVLANAGGVGKSTLSVHLAYEVSKRKHKVALLDLDPQRSLDVFCGLEAAEAENTMVKVLAKDFKGDWVLESAWDEARIEVCQGHPLLADTGNDLVIRKRGEYTLADRLHKYPLHHDLVIIDCPATLGMLNVNALAAATHLLVPIQLEMKAISGAAELVEWCINTSEELQLDPKPSIMGFVPSMYDEAIAMHRQYYSQLPAIAEQLNVKLYPKIRSSNEFKNASAHGLPLHKYRNKHPACKDFKQIADDVVELIKSK; from the coding sequence ATGGCACAAGTAGTTATTGCGGTTTTGGCGAATGCTGGTGGTGTCGGTAAAAGTACTTTATCTGTACATCTAGCTTATGAAGTTAGTAAGCGTAAACACAAGGTAGCATTGCTAGATTTAGATCCACAGAGATCGCTTGATGTTTTTTGTGGTTTAGAAGCAGCCGAAGCAGAAAACACAATGGTCAAAGTTTTAGCAAAAGATTTTAAAGGCGACTGGGTTTTAGAATCAGCATGGGATGAGGCAAGAATAGAAGTTTGTCAAGGACATCCATTACTAGCCGATACAGGCAATGATCTAGTAATTCGTAAACGAGGAGAATATACTTTAGCGGATAGGCTGCACAAGTATCCGTTACATCATGACTTGGTAATTATAGATTGTCCAGCTACTTTGGGAATGCTGAATGTAAATGCTTTAGCAGCCGCCACTCATCTTTTAGTGCCGATACAGCTTGAAATGAAGGCGATTTCAGGTGCCGCAGAGTTAGTTGAATGGTGTATCAATACATCTGAAGAACTACAGTTAGATCCTAAGCCTTCTATCATGGGTTTCGTGCCAAGTATGTATGATGAGGCGATAGCAATGCACAGGCAGTACTACTCACAACTGCCAGCAATTGCAGAACAATTAAATGTTAAATTGTATCCAAAAATTCGTAGTTCTAATGAGTTTAAAAATGCCAGCGCACATGGATTACCTCTGCATAAATATCGAAATAAACATCCAGCTTGTAAAGATTTTAAGCAAATTGCAGATGATGTGGTTGAATTAATCAAAAGTAAGTGA
- a CDS encoding tetratricopeptide repeat protein — protein MKSHIHHTLILLVAITGITLFSTPSISSDTHQSISSITVKSAKENSLPQLWKVKINGKSGYIDAKTTYKVELQSEKYPLKTQISPAEITEFNQIFEFGKFNHQKAIALRKRLQPLADRNDAVACYWLAKTYNLEEFGIKKQSDRQSALKWYHKSAELDYAPAAYFLYRAYFSGLMGLQKDENEASKWLHKAKETSSGKLLSETLMEFVAFSDPSVKFINLRTIPKNAGNYLESLRQIYILTPNNNWVIHKYGDALYEAKRYTEALAVLINSDNAFVWQKIGQMYEQGLGTPIDIEKALFWYKKVAIEGKAQENGANPISTYGRLEIYRLICLKKITTQQAAPLYSPEKYQSEFAQFSDSKCNYGS, from the coding sequence ATGAAATCTCATATTCACCATACCTTGATTTTGCTAGTAGCGATAACTGGAATAACATTGTTTTCAACTCCATCTATATCTAGTGATACTCATCAATCAATATCTTCTATCACAGTTAAGTCTGCAAAGGAAAATTCATTACCCCAGTTATGGAAGGTGAAAATTAACGGTAAATCTGGATATATTGATGCCAAAACAACTTATAAAGTAGAACTTCAATCAGAAAAATATCCCTTAAAAACTCAAATTTCACCAGCAGAAATTACCGAATTTAATCAGATTTTTGAATTTGGTAAATTTAACCACCAAAAAGCGATCGCTCTCCGCAAACGGCTACAACCCTTAGCCGATCGAAATGATGCAGTTGCTTGTTACTGGCTGGCAAAAACCTACAATTTGGAAGAATTTGGCATTAAAAAACAGAGCGATCGCCAATCAGCTTTGAAATGGTATCACAAATCAGCCGAGCTTGATTATGCACCTGCTGCATATTTTCTCTACAGAGCCTATTTTTCTGGATTGATGGGTTTACAAAAAGATGAAAATGAAGCTAGCAAATGGCTGCATAAAGCCAAGGAAACATCTTCTGGAAAATTATTGTCCGAAACCCTGATGGAATTTGTTGCTTTTAGCGACCCAAGTGTAAAATTCATCAACTTGCGAACAATCCCAAAAAATGCTGGGAATTATCTTGAATCTCTACGCCAAATATATATATTAACTCCTAATAATAACTGGGTAATACACAAATATGGTGATGCGCTCTACGAAGCCAAACGTTACACAGAAGCCTTAGCGGTTCTCATTAATAGTGATAATGCCTTTGTTTGGCAAAAAATTGGTCAGATGTACGAGCAAGGTTTGGGTACTCCAATAGATATAGAAAAGGCTTTGTTTTGGTACAAAAAAGTAGCAATTGAAGGTAAAGCTCAAGAAAATGGAGCCAATCCAATTAGTACATATGGTAGATTGGAAATTTATCGCTTAATCTGCTTGAAAAAAATTACAACACAGCAAGCAGCACCGTTATATAGTCCTGAAAAATATCAGAGTGAATTTGCTCAGTTTAGCGATAGTAAATGTAATTATGGCTCTTAA
- a CDS encoding RNA-guided endonuclease TnpB family protein: MLRVVKVRLYPDTQQQQSLAQAFGSCRWLWNYCLNLMNQTYKETGKGLSGYEVKKIIPQLKKEYEWLSLTYSQCLQQVCLNLGVAFNNFFEKRAKYPRFKSKHGKQSIQYPQNVKITDNSVSLPKIGDVTAMIHRPIEGKVKTVAISKNCSNQYFAAILFDDGKDKPSANTEGKAIGIDLGLTHFAVTSDGSKFDNPRILSKHEKNLKLKQQQLSRKQKGSNNRIKARNKVARVHRKITNCREDFLHKLSRRIVNENQVIVLENLNVKGMMQNHKLAKSIHQVGWGMFCTMLKYKAEMEGKIYLEVDRFFPSSKTCHVCLNQVGSLPLDVRFWTCDNCQTRHDRDVNASINLRDEGLRHLLQAGEPVQRSGSRILTSGTGDKACRPDVSRSKGGRKKSTTALSVGQEAYTVCEASV; encoded by the coding sequence ATGTTAAGAGTCGTCAAAGTCAGGTTATATCCAGACACCCAACAGCAGCAGTCACTAGCACAAGCTTTTGGTAGTTGTCGTTGGTTATGGAATTATTGCCTGAACTTGATGAACCAGACATACAAGGAGACTGGTAAGGGGTTATCTGGATACGAAGTTAAAAAGATAATTCCCCAGTTAAAAAAAGAATATGAGTGGTTATCGCTAACTTACTCACAATGCTTGCAACAAGTTTGCTTGAATCTTGGAGTAGCTTTTAATAATTTTTTTGAGAAACGGGCTAAATATCCTAGATTCAAATCAAAACATGGTAAACAGTCAATACAATATCCTCAAAATGTCAAAATTACTGATAATTCTGTGAGTCTCCCAAAAATAGGAGATGTCACAGCGATGATTCATAGACCTATTGAGGGAAAAGTTAAGACTGTAGCCATATCTAAAAACTGTTCTAATCAATACTTTGCGGCTATTCTTTTTGATGATGGTAAAGACAAACCTTCTGCAAATACAGAAGGCAAAGCGATAGGTATTGACTTGGGATTAACTCACTTTGCAGTTACTAGTGATGGTTCTAAGTTTGATAATCCTAGAATACTCAGCAAACATGAGAAGAATTTAAAACTTAAACAGCAGCAGTTATCTAGAAAGCAGAAGGGTTCTAATAACCGTATTAAAGCCAGAAATAAAGTTGCTAGAGTTCATAGAAAAATAACTAACTGCCGTGAGGATTTTCTGCACAAGCTATCTCGTAGGATAGTCAACGAAAACCAAGTTATAGTGCTTGAAAATCTTAATGTTAAGGGCATGATGCAGAATCATAAACTAGCCAAGTCTATACATCAAGTTGGATGGGGAATGTTCTGTACCATGTTGAAATACAAGGCAGAAATGGAAGGGAAGATTTATCTTGAAGTTGATAGATTTTTTCCCAGTTCAAAAACCTGTCATGTTTGTCTTAATCAAGTTGGTAGTTTGCCACTTGATGTAAGATTTTGGACTTGTGACAATTGCCAAACTAGGCACGACAGGGATGTGAACGCAAGCATTAACCTCAGAGATGAGGGTCTACGCCACTTGCTTCAAGCCGGGGAACCCGTCCAACGCAGTGGCTCACGAATTTTGACCTCTGGAACGGGGGATAAAGCCTGTCGCCCAGATGTAAGTCGTAGTAAGGGAGGACGCAAGAAATCCACTACTGCGCTTTCTGTTGGACAGGAAGCCTACACTGTATGCGAAGCATCAGTGTAG
- a CDS encoding WD40 repeat domain-containing protein, protein MDCKALIYDAVRKQAIAPIYPHSLVKWDISQQPRIIEQIELPYDFESVPSIVLLPDGERFAVAPSEVTPEFGIEILRWDDLSVLQRVDLPHAPYEENSQEDEYYGHGKCTHISWLGLTPCQGYLLVGEGWGDIYLVNLESGEQIRWLRRWRDYNAAFAIDPQMQFLIVNSVDMDESHQFYRIDSMLEDKLTYLGEYSGGVRCHRGNLSFSPDGQRLAYTAYRYQGVDLLSFQLERSILSTLSPQTQEPLNEIWKKWEKSSQYREKMWGQFFRLYHDHDGLNPWQSNIVWLGNNRLLCGVGQILAVLSAQTGEIIKTYDVDAVVNTLVFDYTSFQAIVATKQGIKVVAIA, encoded by the coding sequence ATGGATTGCAAAGCACTAATTTACGACGCGGTAAGGAAACAGGCGATCGCACCAATATACCCCCATTCTTTGGTGAAGTGGGATATTTCCCAACAACCCCGGATAATTGAACAAATCGAGTTACCCTATGATTTTGAATCAGTACCAAGTATTGTTTTGTTACCGGATGGGGAAAGGTTTGCTGTGGCTCCTTCTGAGGTTACGCCAGAATTTGGGATTGAGATTCTTCGCTGGGATGATTTGTCCGTTTTGCAACGAGTTGACTTACCCCATGCACCCTATGAGGAGAATTCCCAGGAGGATGAGTATTATGGACATGGTAAATGTACTCATATTTCCTGGTTAGGATTAACACCTTGCCAGGGCTATTTATTGGTTGGTGAGGGTTGGGGAGATATTTATCTAGTTAATTTAGAAAGCGGTGAGCAGATTCGTTGGTTGCGTCGTTGGCGAGATTATAATGCTGCTTTTGCCATCGATCCACAAATGCAGTTTCTCATTGTTAATTCTGTAGACATGGATGAGTCCCATCAGTTTTACAGAATTGACAGTATGCTTGAGGATAAATTAACCTATTTGGGGGAATATTCAGGTGGTGTGCGTTGTCATCGTGGCAACTTGAGTTTTAGCCCAGATGGTCAGCGTCTGGCTTATACTGCATATCGATATCAAGGTGTTGATTTATTAAGTTTTCAGCTTGAACGCTCGATATTAAGCACTTTATCCCCGCAAACGCAGGAACCACTCAATGAAATATGGAAAAAATGGGAAAAATCGTCACAATATCGGGAGAAAATGTGGGGTCAATTCTTTCGGTTGTACCATGACCATGATGGATTAAATCCTTGGCAAAGTAATATCGTTTGGCTGGGTAACAACAGGTTATTGTGTGGTGTAGGGCAAATTCTGGCAGTGCTGTCAGCTCAGACAGGGGAAATAATCAAAACCTATGACGTAGATGCAGTAGTTAATACTTTGGTGTTTGATTACACATCTTTCCAAGCTATTGTTGCCACCAAGCAAGGGATAAAGGTGGTTGCGATCGCCTAA